In the genome of Catenulispora sp. EB89, the window GAGCATCCCGTGCTGGTGCTGCCCGAGGCCGAACAGCTTCTCGTCCGGATACGCGGCGAAGCGCTGCTCCAGCCGCGCGTAGCCGCTGCCGTGCGCGGTACGCAGCCGCGGCCCGGGCCACCAGAAGTGCGCGTCCTGCTCGGCCAGCAGCTCGAAGCCGTCGGCGGTGCGGCGGAACTCGCCTCGTTCGTGGGCGAGCGAGGCCAGCGGGTTCTCTTCAGACACGGGTACTGCACACCTTTCCAGACACGGAGAACGTCAGGACGCTCAAAGCACAAGGAACGTCAAGAAGCCGAGGCCGGTGCGGCCGCGCTGGACTCACGCACGGTGAGCAGCGGCGGAAGCAGCATCAGCGACGAGCGCCGATCCCCCTCCAACTGCGTCATCACCTGACGCACCGCGTGTCGGCCCATCTCCTGCGCCGGGATCGAAACGCTCGTCAACCGCGGCGACGACTGCAACGCCACCTGGTCGGGACAGATCGCCACGACGCTCGCGTCCTCCGGCACCAGCCGCCGGGACAGCCGCAACAGGCTCAGCAACGGCGCGATCGCCGCCTCGTTCTGCACCACGAACCCGGTCGTGCTCGGCCGCTCCTCCAGGATCCGCGCCAGCACCCCGGCGGTGGACTCGTACGTGCCCTCACACGGCCGGTGCACGGCCCGGATCCCGCGCTCGGCCACCCGGCGCTGGAACCCGGCCAGCGTCCGGGCCGCGAAGCCGGTGTGCCGGCGGTAGACGGCCTCGCTCTCGCCGATCAGGGCGACGTCGCGGTGCCCGAGGTCGGCCAGGTGGTCCACGCACGCCGCCCCGGTGGCGTCGAAGTCCAGGTCGACGCAGGTCAGGCCGGCGGCGTCGGCGGGCAGTCCGATCAGCACCGCCGGGGTGTCGGTCTCGCGCAGCACCGGGATCCGGTCGTCGTCGAGTTCGACGTCCATCAGGATCATGGCGTCGGCCACGCCGCTGCCGGAGATCCGGCGCACGCCGCCGGTGCCCTCGTCCTTGGTGAGCAGCAGCACGTCCTGCCCGAACTCGCGGGCCTCGGTGGTCACCGCCATCGCGATCTCCATGATCACCGGCACGTACATGTCGCTGCGCAGCGGCACCATCAGCGCCAGGGTGTTGGAGCGGTTCGAGGCCAGCGCGCGGGCGCCGGCGTGCGGGTGGTAGCCCAGCTCGGCGATCGCCGCCTCCACCTTGCGCCGGGTGTCCTCGGAGATGGAGCGTTTTCGCGACAGCACGTACGAAACCGTCGACGACGAGACGCCCGCTTGGCGGGCGACCTCGGCGATGGTCACCATGGGTCCTCCTGGCGGCCGTGCCCGCACGGTGTCGGCGGACGCGGGCCGTGTGGATAAGGGAACTGCCGCATCCGGCGGCGGATCGGCGTGGTGGCGCGATGGCGCGATGGCGCGATGGGCGCGCGGTCGCGGCACCCGGTGATGGCAGGTGTCGGTGAAGCGCTTCGACGTCAGGTCGGAACGTGGCGTCGAAACCGTGCTCTGGAAGCGTAGCCTCGGCGGCTGTAGCCTGTCCAGGACGATATCGAAGCGCTTCGACAGAATTCTCGCGCCGAGCGTTGACCGATGCTTCGGCACCCGGCTAGCGTGCCTGAGAAATTATCGGCGCACAATCCTGGAAACTTTCCAAGGCGCTTCCCAGAGGCTCTCCGGCGAAAGGCTGCTGCCACCGTGGGCGACACCGCACCGCACCCCGTCCTGCCCGGGTTCCATCCCGATCCGAGCGTCTGCCGGGTCGGCGAGGACTACTACCTGGCGTGTTCCAGCTTCGAGTACTTCCCCGGGGTCCCGGTCTTCCACAGCCGCGACCTGGTGCACTGGCGGCAGATCGGCAACGCGCTGGACCGGCCGAGCCAGCTGCCGCTGACCCAGGCCTGGTCCTCCGGCGGGATCTACGCCCCGACCCTGCGCCACCACGACGGCCGGTTCTGGCTGATCACCACCAACGCCAGCACCGGCGGCGGCAACCTCCTGGTCACCGCGACCGACCCGGCCGGGCCCTGGTCCGAGCCGGTCATGCTGCCCGGGGTACCCGGCATCGACCCGGACCTGGCCTGGGACGAGGACGGCAGCTGCTGGTGCACGGTCGCGGGCGTCTCCCAGGTCCGCCTGGACCCGGAGACCGGGAAGACCCTCGGCGAGCCGCACCGGATCTGGTCGGGAACGCGCGGCGCGAAGGCCCCCGAGGCACCGCACCTGTACCGGATCGGCGAGTACTGGTACCTGATGATTGCCGAGGGCGGCACCGAACGCGGGCACGCCGTGTCGATCGCGCGCGGACCGGCGCCGACCGGGCCGTTCGAGGCCTGCCCGGCGAACCCGATCCTGACGCACCGCGGCCAGGAGCACCCCGTGCAGAACACCGGCCACGCCGACCTGGTGCAGGGCCCCGACGGCTCCTGGTGGACGGTGTTCCTCGGCGTACGTCCGGGCGGCGGCACCCCCGGGTGGCACGTCCTGGGCCGGGAGACCTTCCTCGCACCGGTGGAGTGGGTCGACGGCTGGCCGGTCGTCGGCGAGGCGGTCTCGGACCCGTCCCGGATTCCCTGGCCGCTGCAGGAGGACGTGGACGAGTCGGTCCTCGACGACTTCGAGGACAACGCTCTGCGACCGCAGTGGATCTCGCTGCGGGACCGCCGCGAGGAGTTCTGCACGACGACCGAGCGGCCCGGCTGGCTGACGCTGCGCGCCCGCGGGAGCTCGTTGGACGCCTCCGACGTCGTCTTCGTCGGGCGCCGCCAGCAGCACCAGACCTGCCGGGCCGACGTCCTGATCGACGCATCCGTCGGCCGGGGCGGCCTGGCCGTCCGGCTGGACGAGCACCATCACTACGAGATCGAGACCGGCGACGGGGAGGTGCGGGTCGTGGCCCGGATCGGGCCGCTGCGCACGGTCGTGGCGTCCCAGCCGGTGCCGGACGGACCGCTCGTCCTGAGCGTGCGGATCGACGAGAAGCAGGCCGAGGACGCCCGCAGCGGGCCGGACACCGTGTCCTTCGCGGTGGCCGAGCCGGACGGCGAACAGACGACCCTGGCCGCGCTGGACGGCCGCTACCTCTCCACCGAGGTGGCCGGCGGCTTCACCGGCCGGGTCATCGGCATGTACGCCACGGCCGGGATCGTGCGCTTCGACTGGTTCGACTACGTTTCGGGCGGATTCTGATGACGACCGTGCCTGAGATACTGCGTGACCTCGACCAGACTGTGCGGGAGGGGCCGTTCGGTGCCGGCTGGGAGTCGCTGGCGGGATATCAGGTCCCTGACTGGTACCGTGACGCCAAGTTCGGGATCTTCATCCACGACAAGGGAAGACGCTGACCGGCTCGGAGAGCGATCGGCCGTGATCAGGCGGCGTGGATCTCGACGGTGCGGCCATCGGGGTCGGTCAGCAGATGGTGACCGGGGTTGAGCGCGGGTGTCGCGGCGGACCCGTCGATGGCCAGGCCCAGCCGCAAAGCGCCGGTCTGGCGGTCCGAGCGGGCCGGGTAGATCTCGAACACTACGCCGCCGGTGAGGACGGCGGCGTAGTGTCGCGGACCCCCGCCATGTTGTTCGGCGGTGAAGTGCAATCCGAGGTCGCTGTAGAAGCGGTAGCACTCCTCCATCTGCGGGGAGTACAGGACTAGTAGGGTCGCGTGTATGGCATTCGGGGTGGTCATCGGCCTCCTGACTTGTCCGATGCGGTGCCGACCGAGACGAAGACCCGCACGTCCCAAGGCCCGAGCTCGATCGTCTCGCCGCCAGCGACGGAGCTGCCCCCAAGGACATCGTCCAGCTCAACTGGCGCCGTCACCCGCACCGGCTCCCAGCTCCAGTTGTGAACCACCTGAACCCGCCGCCCGTCCGGCGCCGTCCCGCTCGTCGCCGTGACCGACTCCGGCAGGTCGCGCCATCCGCCGTGCGGCGTCGGGGCCAGCCAGGCGGCCAGCGCCCGCGCCATCGATCGGCCCGGGACCGTGCCGACCGTCGTGACGCGGCCCGCGCCGTGGCGCCGGCTCGTCACGGCCGGCCAGCGTCCGAAGTGCGGATGGTCATACTCGGCCAGTACTTCGGCGTCGGCGACGGTCAGCCCCTCGACCCACCGCGTCGCCGCCGCGTCGCCCGGCAGAGCGAAGCCGAGCGGACTCCCAGCGACGGCGCGCGTCGGTAGCGGGGCGTCCAGGTTGCTGAACTCGTCGTACCAGACCCCCGCCGCCGTCACGAGACGCGCCGGCGCCGGCTCGTGCCGGGCCCGCGCCTCGTGGTCGCCGTAGCCGGTGCGGGGGCCGAGGACGAGGTGGCCGCCGGCGTGGGCGTAGGCGGCCAGCCAGTCGAGGGTCGCGTCGGCGGCGAGGTACAGGCCGGCCGCGATCAGCACCGGGTGCCTGGCGGCCATCTCCTCGGGCGCGATCCCCGCCCGCTCGCCGCGCGGGTCGTGCAGCTGGCGCGCGTGGTAGGTGCGGGCCTGCCGTCCGGCGTCGAACACGCCGCGGTAGAAGGAGTCGAAGATGCGGTGGTACGCGGCGGCGTCCGGACCGCCGTCCGGCCTGGCCAGCGGTGGGTACTTCTGCATGAGCCACTTGCTCGGCACCGAGTACACCAGGGCGACGTCGGCGTCGGGCTCGATCCCGGCGACCAGGGGACCGGCGGCCTCGAACTCCGCGCCCAGGCGCGCGAGCTCCGCGTAGGCGCGCCCCGGGCGTCCGCTGTGCGGCAGGACCCCGCCCCAGTACGTCTCCGCGCCGAAGTGCAGCGTGTGCCAGTGCCAGTACTCGATCATGCGGGCGCCGCGCGCGACGAAGGCCCACGCCGCCTGCCGCCACTGCCCGTCGAAGGCCGGCCGGTTGTCCCACGGCGAGCCGATCGCCTGCGCGTTGGTCTCGGTGACCAGATACGGCTCCTGCCGGGAGGAGAACATCCGATCCGCGCTCTGATACAGCGCCCACACGCCGGTGGTCTGCCATATCTGCTCATGCTCGTCCGGCGTCGGATCCGGCAGCGCCAGGCCGTCCTGCATCGCGTAGTACGGATTCCCCGCGGTGACGTCCAAGGCGTCGGTCAGCTCGTCGTCCTCCAGGGCGACGTGCGCATACGACAGGCACGTGGTGACGAACTGCTCCGGCCGCGCGTACTCGTGCGCGATGGCAGCCTGCCAGGCCACGAATTCAGTGGTCTGCCGCGCCAAGAACGCCCGCCACGCCGCGTCGTACTGCGGCTGCGCGTTGCCGTCCGGCCGCCACAGGTCGGACCAGTTCGTCAGCCGGTGCGACCAGTACACCAGCCCCCACTCGCGATTCAGGGTCTCCACGTCCCCGTACTCGCCACGCAGATGGTCGACGAAGCGCTGGAAGACGCCCTCGTTGTGCGGCAGCCGCAGGCCCGGCTCGTTGTCCACCTGGAAACCGATGACCGCCGGATGCGACGCGTAGCGCGCCAGGATGGCCCGGGACACCCGCTCGGCGTGGAACCGGAACGCGGCATGGGAGAAATCCGCCTCCTGACGTGCGCCCCAGCCGACCCGCGTGCCGGTCGCCGATTCGGTGGCGATCTCCGGGTAGCGCCGCGCCAGCCACGGCGGCACGGCGTAGGTCGGAGTGCCGAGCACGACCGAAATCCGGCGCTCGTGCGCGCCGTCCAGGACCGGTCGCAGCCAGTCCAGCTCGAACCGGCCGTCCTCCGGCTCCCAGGTCGACCAGACGGATTCACCGACGCGGATGACGCTGAAGTTCGCCTCGGCCATCAGGTCCAGGTCGGTCTTGAGCCGATCGTACGGCTGGTACTCGTGGTAGTAGGCCGCGCCGAACAGGACGCGGTCGGGCAGGGAAGCCATGCGATGGTCTCCGAGTGTCAGTCTCGTCAGTGGTGGGTGAGAGCGTCAGTCTGCTGCGGTCGTTGTCGCTGCTGCTGCTGCTGCTGTCGCCGGCGGCGGCGCGGTGCTCTCCCGCACAGTCAGCGTGGTCGCCATCTCCACCCCGGTCTGCGCCGGCTCCTCCCCACGCCCCAGGCTCAGCGCCAGCTCGGCGGCCGCCGCCGCCATCTCGGCCAGCGGCCGGTGCACGGTGGTCAACGGCGGCTCGACCCACGCCCCGACCGGCAGGTCGTCGAACCCGACGACGCTCAGGTCCTCCGGGACGCGCAGCCCCGCCTCACGCGCCGCGCGGTAGACGCCCAGCGCCTGCAGGTCGCTCGAAGCGAAGATCGCGGTCGGCCGGTCGGCGCGCGCCAGCAGGCCCAGCGCGGCGGCGTGGCCGCCCTCGCGGGTGAGCGGGGCGTCGAGGACCAGATCCGGCTCCACCGGAAGGCCGGCGGCCTGCATCGCGGAGTGGAAACCGGCCAGGCGCGCGCGGCACGGCAGCAGGTCCGGCTCGCTGATGACGGCGATGCGCCGGTGGCCCAGCTTCACGAGGTGCCGGATCGCGGTCTGCCCGCCGCGCCAGTCCGTGGCGCCGACGAACGGCACGTCGTCCGGCAGCTCGGTGGCCGGATCCAGGACCAGGAACGGGATGCCGCGGGTCTTGAGCAGGTCGCGCTCGGCCTCGGACAGCCGCGCCACCGCCAGCACCACCCGCGGACGCCGCTCGACGAGGTCGTCGACGGCGGTGGCCGTGGCGGCGGCCGGCCCGGACTCGGAGATCACGACGCCGAACCGGTGCTTGCGCGCCACCTGCTCGACCCCGCGGATGACCTCCACCGCCTGCATCCCGGCCAGCTCGTGGAACACCAGCTCCAGGATGTCGTTGCCCTTGGCCGGCGGCTTGCGGTAGCCGTAGCGCTCGATCAGCTCCTCGACCCGGGCCCGGGTCTGCTCCGACACCCCGGAGCGGCCGTTGAGGACCTTGGACACGGTCGGCACCGACACGCCCGCCGTCTCCGCGATGTGCGCGATGGTCACGGGGCCCCGCTCGCGCTGCCCTCCCGGCTCCGTCACTTGCGTCTCCTGGTCAGCCACGCCCTATTCATACACCACGGTTGTGGCATCCTTGCAAAGTTTCGCCGGTGCGGACAGAAAGTTGCCCGCACCGGCGCCGGCGCTCGCCGGTGCTCATCGCGGCCGCGGCGTCAGCCGGGTGTGAGTCGGGTGTGAGTCGGGTGTTCCATCGGCGTCAGCCGAGCGTCCACTGCTGGTTGCTCTGGCCGTTGCAGCCCCACAGCTGCACCAGGCTGCCGTCGGCGGTGCCGAGGTCGCTGACGTCCAGGCACAGTCCGGACTGCACGCCGGTGACGGAGCCGTCGGCGTTCAGCGTCCACTGCTGGTTCCGCTGGCCGTTGCAGGACCAGATGTCGACCTTGGTGCCGTTGGTGGCCGAGGTGATCGAGGTGCCGTTCTTCAGGTACGAGTACACGGTCGACGTGTCCGAGCCAGGCGTGAAGCCGTTGTAGGACAGCGAGACCGAGGCGTCGTTGTTCGGGTCCTTGTTGATGAGCATGACGTCCACGTCGCCGTTGGCACGCTTCACGGCGTGCGTGGACAGCAGCGACGTCGACGAGCTCGTGGACACCAGGGTGTCGCCGGGGCCGACGATGCCGTCCGGCCAGGACGCCGGCGTGGTCAGGACGGCGCCGATCTTGATGGTCGGATCGACCGCCTTCATCGCCGAGATGTACTGGAGCAGGTTGGTGGCGTACGTCGTGGCGCTGTGGCTGGCGTGGTTGTCACCTTCCCACTTGGCGCCGTATTCGCCATTGCCGTACTGCTCGTTGCCGATCTCCCAGTACTTCACGCCGTAGCCCTTGGTGACGTTCGAGTACTGCACCCAGGCTGCGGCCTCCTGCGGGGTGCCGGAGCCGTAGTTGGCGGTGACGATCGCCTGGGCTCCGGCGCCGCGGACGGTGGCCATGTAGTGGTCGAAGTCCGTGTTCGGGGCGACGAAGCCGCCTCCGTCCTCGGTGTTGGTCTGCCAGTGGTAGCCGTCGGCGTAGCCGCCGGTGCTCAGCGCGCTCTGGACGGCTGGGGTTGCGAGGGTGCCGTCGTAGACAGCGAAGTTGACGCCTGTGCCGGTCGTCGGGAGCGTCGCCAGGGCTTGGTTGGCGTTCACCGTGACGGTGGCGGAGGTGCTGGCGGACGCCGGCGGGGCGGCGCCGGCCGCGGCGATCGTGCCTCCAACGGCTAGCGCGAGGGCTGCGCTGAGGCGGAGCATGCGGGTGCGGGCAGGTCTGTGCATGGCCGCTCCATGGGAGTTGGGGCACGAAAGTTTTGCAACCATTGTGCGAATGTTTCTTGACGAGAAGCTAACGATCGGTCAGATTCAGGTCAAGAGCGGATAGGTGGTGGAGTGGTCGTGACCGACGAGGCAACGTTCTCCTGGGGCCATGCGGCGCTGCGCGTCGATTTCCTCATCGATACGCAGCGCCGTGTCCGGATCGTCGGGCTGGGCCCGGACAGTCCGGTCGTTCCCTCCGATGGGCTGCCTCTGGTCGAAGTACTCGTTGCCGGACACGGACGCTGGGCGGCCACCGAGCGTGTCATCGGCACTGTGTTCGGCGAGCGCCTTGCGTATCAGGGCCATGAGGAATCCCGCGAGGGTGAATGGCTGTGCCTGCGCGTCGACCTGGCCGATCCGGACGCTGGGCTGACCGCTGAGGTGCATCTGCGCACCCCCGAGGGCGTCGGCGCGGTGCAGAGCTGGGTCCGGTTGGCCAACGGAGGCGAGCAGCGCCTGGTCGTGGAGTCCGTGACATCGATGGTCCTCGGCGGGATCGCCGGCGGTGGTGATGGCGGCGCCGACGGCGGCGTGGCGGGCCTGGACGTCTGGCACGCCGACAACGAGTGGCTGGCCGAAGACCGCTGGCAGCGGCGCGCGCTGCGCGAAGTGCTCGTCGACATGAACTTCGGCCGGCTCCTGGCGGAGGCGCGCAGCAGCTTCTCCCGCACCAGCCAGGGGACCTGGTCGACGGGACGCCACCTGCCCACGGGCGCGCTCACCGCCCGCGGCAGTGGTCGGACCCTGATGTGGCAGGTGGAGAACCTCGGGGGCTGGCGCTGGGAGGTGGGGGAGTACACGGGCGTCGCGTACCTCGCCCTGCTGGGACCGACCGACCGAGACCACCAGTGGCGCCAGGCGCTCCATCCCGGCGACGAACTCACGACGGTTCCCGCGGCGATTGCGATCGGCGCTTCACCGGACGGCGGCGACGGCGGCGACGGCTTCGCCGAAGCGGCCGCGGCCATGACCGCCTACCGCAGAGCTCTGCGACGCCCGCACCCGGACCACACAGCCCTCCCGGTGATCTTCAACGACTTCATGAACACCCTGATGGGCGATCCGACCACCGAGCGTCTGCTCCCGCTGATCGACGCCGCGGCCGAGGCCGGCGCGGAGTACTTCGTCATCGACGCCGGCTGGTACGCCGGCGCCGAGGGGTGGTGGGACACGGTCGGGGCGTGGGAGGAGTCGCCGACCCGCTTCCCCGGCGGCCTGATCGAGGTCGTGGACCGGATCCGGGCCCGGGGTATGGTTCCCGGGCTGTGGCTGGAACCCGAGGTGGTCGGCGTGCGCAGCCCGCTGGCCGAGGCGCTGCCGGAGGCCGCGTTCTTCCGGCGCGACGACCAGCGCGTCGTCGACAACGGCCGGTACCACCTGGACCTGCGGCACCCGGCGGTCGTGGCGCACCTCGACGGCGTCGTCGACCGGCTGGTGGCCGACTACGGCGTCGGATATCTCAAGCTCGACTACAACGTGAACCCCGGCCCCGGCACCGACCTCCACGGCGGCAGCCCCGGCGCGGGCTTGCTGGCGCACCAGCGCGCGCTCCTGGACTGGCTCGACGGGGTCCTCGACCGCCATCCGGGCCTGACGCTGGAGAACTGCGCCTCCGGCGGCATGCGCAGCGACTACGCGATGCTGTCCCGCCTCCAACTCCAGTCCACCAGCGACCAGCAGGATCACTACCGCTACCCGGCCATAGCCGCCGCGGCCCCGGCCGCCATCGCCCCGGAGCAGGCCGCGAGCTGGGCGTACCCGCAGCCGGAGTTCGGCGGCGAGGAGAACGCGTTCGCGCTGTGCAACGCGCTGCTCGGGCGGATCCACCTCTCGGGGCACCTGGACCGGATGACGCCGGAGCAGCGCGCCCTGGTCGCCGACGCGATCGCCGTCTACAAGCGGATCCGCACGGACATCCCGGCCGCGGTGCCCTTCTGGCCGCTGGGCCTGCCGGGGTGGACGGACCCTTGGATCGCGCTCGGACTGCGCGGCGCGGCGACGACCTACGTGACCGTGTGGCGCCGTCCGGGCGAGGAGTCCGCCGCCGAGCAGACGTTGCCGGTACCGCACCTGAAGGGTCGCGATGTGGACATCAGTGTCCTGTTCCCCCAAGACACGAAGAGCTCGATCGGCTGGAGCCCGGCGGCAGGTGAGCTGACCGTGCAGCTTCCTGTCGTCGGGACCGCCTGCCTCGTCGCGATGGGGTGAGTGCTTCTCGGGCCGCGCTCGGGTCTGTGATCAGATGTCTGTGATCACACCGCGACGATTGACCACTCATTGTTCGTACTCGAATTCGGGCTCCACATCACCGTCGTCGACCCCGCCGCCGAGCTCCCCGCGCCGTCCAGCGCGGTGCCGGTGCCGCGGTTGACGATGTGGTAGCGGCCGGTGCCGGCGCTGGTCAGGGTCCACTGCTGGTTGTTGCCGCCGTTCCACGCGGCCTGCCGCGCGGGGGCGCCGTTGGCGCTGTCGCCCCAGCTGTCGGCGACCATGCCGTTGGTGTTGTTGACGATGCGGTAGTAGCCGCCGCCGAGCGGGACCAGCTGCCACTGCAGGTTCGTGCTGCCGTCGTAG includes:
- a CDS encoding alpha-galactosidase, whose protein sequence is MTDEATFSWGHAALRVDFLIDTQRRVRIVGLGPDSPVVPSDGLPLVEVLVAGHGRWAATERVIGTVFGERLAYQGHEESREGEWLCLRVDLADPDAGLTAEVHLRTPEGVGAVQSWVRLANGGEQRLVVESVTSMVLGGIAGGGDGGADGGVAGLDVWHADNEWLAEDRWQRRALREVLVDMNFGRLLAEARSSFSRTSQGTWSTGRHLPTGALTARGSGRTLMWQVENLGGWRWEVGEYTGVAYLALLGPTDRDHQWRQALHPGDELTTVPAAIAIGASPDGGDGGDGFAEAAAAMTAYRRALRRPHPDHTALPVIFNDFMNTLMGDPTTERLLPLIDAAAEAGAEYFVIDAGWYAGAEGWWDTVGAWEESPTRFPGGLIEVVDRIRARGMVPGLWLEPEVVGVRSPLAEALPEAAFFRRDDQRVVDNGRYHLDLRHPAVVAHLDGVVDRLVADYGVGYLKLDYNVNPGPGTDLHGGSPGAGLLAHQRALLDWLDGVLDRHPGLTLENCASGGMRSDYAMLSRLQLQSTSDQQDHYRYPAIAAAAPAAIAPEQAASWAYPQPEFGGEENAFALCNALLGRIHLSGHLDRMTPEQRALVADAIAVYKRIRTDIPAAVPFWPLGLPGWTDPWIALGLRGAATTYVTVWRRPGEESAAEQTLPVPHLKGRDVDISVLFPQDTKSSIGWSPAAGELTVQLPVVGTACLVAMG
- a CDS encoding ricin-type beta-trefoil lectin domain protein translates to MHRPARTRMLRLSAALALAVGGTIAAAGAAPPASASTSATVTVNANQALATLPTTGTGVNFAVYDGTLATPAVQSALSTGGYADGYHWQTNTEDGGGFVAPNTDFDHYMATVRGAGAQAIVTANYGSGTPQEAAAWVQYSNVTKGYGVKYWEIGNEQYGNGEYGAKWEGDNHASHSATTYATNLLQYISAMKAVDPTIKIGAVLTTPASWPDGIVGPGDTLVSTSSSTSLLSTHAVKRANGDVDVMLINKDPNNDASVSLSYNGFTPGSDTSTVYSYLKNGTSITSATNGTKVDIWSCNGQRNQQWTLNADGSVTGVQSGLCLDVSDLGTADGSLVQLWGCNGQSNQQWTLG
- a CDS encoding LacI family DNA-binding transcriptional regulator, whose translation is MTEPGGQRERGPVTIAHIAETAGVSVPTVSKVLNGRSGVSEQTRARVEELIERYGYRKPPAKGNDILELVFHELAGMQAVEVIRGVEQVARKHRFGVVISESGPAAATATAVDDLVERRPRVVLAVARLSEAERDLLKTRGIPFLVLDPATELPDDVPFVGATDWRGGQTAIRHLVKLGHRRIAVISEPDLLPCRARLAGFHSAMQAAGLPVEPDLVLDAPLTREGGHAAALGLLARADRPTAIFASSDLQALGVYRAAREAGLRVPEDLSVVGFDDLPVGAWVEPPLTTVHRPLAEMAAAAAELALSLGRGEEPAQTGVEMATTLTVRESTAPPPATAAAAAATTTAAD
- a CDS encoding glyoxalase/bleomycin resistance/dioxygenase family protein, coding for MTTPNAIHATLLVLYSPQMEECYRFYSDLGLHFTAEQHGGGPRHYAAVLTGGVVFEIYPARSDRQTGALRLGLAIDGSAATPALNPGHHLLTDPDGRTVEIHAA
- a CDS encoding glycoside hydrolase family 43 protein, encoding MGDTAPHPVLPGFHPDPSVCRVGEDYYLACSSFEYFPGVPVFHSRDLVHWRQIGNALDRPSQLPLTQAWSSGGIYAPTLRHHDGRFWLITTNASTGGGNLLVTATDPAGPWSEPVMLPGVPGIDPDLAWDEDGSCWCTVAGVSQVRLDPETGKTLGEPHRIWSGTRGAKAPEAPHLYRIGEYWYLMIAEGGTERGHAVSIARGPAPTGPFEACPANPILTHRGQEHPVQNTGHADLVQGPDGSWWTVFLGVRPGGGTPGWHVLGRETFLAPVEWVDGWPVVGEAVSDPSRIPWPLQEDVDESVLDDFEDNALRPQWISLRDRREEFCTTTERPGWLTLRARGSSLDASDVVFVGRRQQHQTCRADVLIDASVGRGGLAVRLDEHHHYEIETGDGEVRVVARIGPLRTVVASQPVPDGPLVLSVRIDEKQAEDARSGPDTVSFAVAEPDGEQTTLAALDGRYLSTEVAGGFTGRVIGMYATAGIVRFDWFDYVSGGF
- a CDS encoding alpha-L-fucosidase; its protein translation is MPEILRDLDQTVREGPFGAGWESLAGYQVPDWYRDAKFGIFIHDKGRR
- a CDS encoding beta-galactosidase produces the protein MASLPDRVLFGAAYYHEYQPYDRLKTDLDLMAEANFSVIRVGESVWSTWEPEDGRFELDWLRPVLDGAHERRISVVLGTPTYAVPPWLARRYPEIATESATGTRVGWGARQEADFSHAAFRFHAERVSRAILARYASHPAVIGFQVDNEPGLRLPHNEGVFQRFVDHLRGEYGDVETLNREWGLVYWSHRLTNWSDLWRPDGNAQPQYDAAWRAFLARQTTEFVAWQAAIAHEYARPEQFVTTCLSYAHVALEDDELTDALDVTAGNPYYAMQDGLALPDPTPDEHEQIWQTTGVWALYQSADRMFSSRQEPYLVTETNAQAIGSPWDNRPAFDGQWRQAAWAFVARGARMIEYWHWHTLHFGAETYWGGVLPHSGRPGRAYAELARLGAEFEAAGPLVAGIEPDADVALVYSVPSKWLMQKYPPLARPDGGPDAAAYHRIFDSFYRGVFDAGRQARTYHARQLHDPRGERAGIAPEEMAARHPVLIAAGLYLAADATLDWLAAYAHAGGHLVLGPRTGYGDHEARARHEPAPARLVTAAGVWYDEFSNLDAPLPTRAVAGSPLGFALPGDAAATRWVEGLTVADAEVLAEYDHPHFGRWPAVTSRRHGAGRVTTVGTVPGRSMARALAAWLAPTPHGGWRDLPESVTATSGTAPDGRRVQVVHNWSWEPVRVTAPVELDDVLGGSSVAGGETIELGPWDVRVFVSVGTASDKSGGR
- a CDS encoding LacI family DNA-binding transcriptional regulator; protein product: MVTIAEVARQAGVSSSTVSYVLSRKRSISEDTRRKVEAAIAELGYHPHAGARALASNRSNTLALMVPLRSDMYVPVIMEIAMAVTTEAREFGQDVLLLTKDEGTGGVRRISGSGVADAMILMDVELDDDRIPVLRETDTPAVLIGLPADAAGLTCVDLDFDATGAACVDHLADLGHRDVALIGESEAVYRRHTGFAARTLAGFQRRVAERGIRAVHRPCEGTYESTAGVLARILEERPSTTGFVVQNEAAIAPLLSLLRLSRRLVPEDASVVAICPDQVALQSSPRLTSVSIPAQEMGRHAVRQVMTQLEGDRRSSLMLLPPLLTVRESSAAAPASAS